The Roseovarius indicus genome has a segment encoding these proteins:
- a CDS encoding copper chaperone PCu(A)C yields MKSLLAAALALTLPTFAAAHDYTLGDLQIIHPRVFATAATAKSGGGYVTIANDGETDDALIDVRGDFPKVEVHESYEEDGIARMRHIEKLDLPAGNVVELAPGGYHVMFMGLSDPFEVGEEIPLTLVFEKAGEIDIVFMVEERTGDDAHGTHSE; encoded by the coding sequence ATGAAATCCCTTCTTGCAGCCGCTCTCGCGCTGACCCTCCCCACCTTCGCCGCCGCCCATGACTACACGCTGGGCGATCTTCAGATCATCCACCCCAGGGTCTTCGCCACCGCCGCCACGGCGAAATCGGGCGGCGGTTACGTCACCATCGCCAATGACGGCGAGACCGACGACGCCCTGATCGACGTGCGCGGCGATTTCCCCAAGGTCGAGGTCCACGAATCCTACGAGGAAGACGGCATCGCCCGCATGCGCCATATCGAAAAGCTCGACCTGCCTGCCGGCAATGTCGTCGAATTGGCCCCGGGCGGCTATCACGTCATGTTCATGGGCCTCAGCGACCCGTTCGAGGTCGGCGAAGAGATCCCCCTCACCCTGGTTTTCGAAAAGGCCGGTGAGATCGACATCGTCTTCATGGTCGAGGAGCGCACCGGCGACGACGCCCACGGCACGCATTCCGAGTGA
- a CDS encoding peptidoglycan -binding protein has translation MALSRRTGQRFQSSIWPGFVDAMTGLLLVLMFVLTIFMVVQFVLRETISGQASKLDELSAEVAALSRALGLEQDRNATLSERVGELTSTLTDARQQQEQQTALIDSLRQEREAQDEALAAAQSRIASFEEQVASLLSDRETNLGTIADLQDRQEELLSEQEQLNLALANMREEIDAQTEEARLAAARREALEALIADLRRRYADGQEEIATLSGQVETLEEELSEEEKLRLAEAAAAEALRDKLENAEAELTSMTLALEEERRKAEETLTLLAAAESAEEDLDIQLAAALLAQDQISEELTTAQLAIDEKDARIEELQGQLSDAEGDAVARASTLDEMEAQLAAALADAEAKGKTLEELRLELSEAQSLAEGRAEETRTLEERIASAEVALAAAQADAETAQADLTAEKAELEDEITALQADLSDLRAERAALEQRAETAEADLEEQQQVLVSTRGRLEERLAALEVQLAEAQSAAASIEGEAGDLQSQLADAKAEAAALAREKDDLAVQLSQARAVGQALQDETVSLKSQLAEAQAAGEDADSETEELRAQLSQLQSDSAAAIGEADDLKAQLAQAQASGEALEARQVELETQLSQAEASADALAQEKADLENRLSQARQAQSEAGTANADLEQRLARLESQLAALRDERESLAGEAKSLEEKLAEALAAKTAAENDAVDNADLIAELQARLDRTEDALQKVRRRLAEVLAANDAAEAEAVSAEDVRKQLAAAIAAKLAAEKQAAASDEEVEDIRDQLAQALAAKLAAERDAEAEISKAEERQILLEEARRKLAEAQEARDKQADLASEAQKQQELLNRQVASLRQQLGELRALLDDAKAREAAANVQIESLGQDLNVALARAAAEERRRRQLEEEKAKRLEEERNALQAQNEDLEKYRSDFFGRLRDVLGDQEGVRIVGDRFVFSSEVLFAPAEAELEEAGKAEIAKVVNILRGVADEIPQGIDWVLQVDGHTDDKPIRNSRNFADNWELSQARALSVVRYMIDDLGMDPERLSANGFGEYQPVNTADTDEARAQNRRIELKITEK, from the coding sequence ATGGCCCTGTCGCGGCGCACCGGACAACGCTTTCAGTCTTCGATCTGGCCGGGTTTCGTGGATGCGATGACCGGCCTTCTGCTGGTGCTGATGTTCGTGCTGACGATCTTCATGGTCGTGCAGTTCGTGCTGCGCGAGACGATCAGCGGGCAGGCCAGCAAGCTGGATGAGCTGTCGGCCGAGGTGGCAGCGCTGTCACGGGCGCTGGGGTTGGAGCAGGACCGGAATGCCACGCTGAGCGAGCGGGTGGGTGAGCTGACCAGCACGCTGACGGATGCCCGCCAGCAGCAGGAGCAGCAGACAGCCCTGATCGACAGCCTGCGGCAGGAGCGCGAGGCGCAGGACGAGGCCTTGGCCGCCGCGCAGTCGCGGATCGCCAGTTTCGAGGAGCAGGTGGCGAGCCTGCTGTCGGACCGCGAGACCAATCTCGGCACCATCGCCGATCTGCAGGACCGACAGGAGGAACTGCTGTCGGAGCAGGAACAGCTGAACCTCGCGCTGGCCAACATGCGCGAGGAGATCGACGCCCAGACCGAGGAAGCCCGCCTTGCCGCCGCGCGGCGCGAGGCGCTGGAGGCCCTGATCGCCGACCTGCGCCGCCGTTACGCCGACGGGCAGGAGGAGATTGCCACCCTCTCTGGTCAGGTCGAAACACTGGAAGAGGAGTTGAGCGAGGAAGAGAAGCTGCGGCTGGCAGAGGCCGCCGCGGCCGAGGCCCTGCGTGACAAGCTTGAGAATGCCGAGGCCGAACTTACCTCGATGACGCTGGCGCTGGAAGAGGAGCGGCGGAAGGCCGAAGAAACGCTGACATTGCTGGCCGCCGCCGAGAGTGCGGAGGAGGATCTGGATATCCAGCTTGCCGCCGCGTTGCTGGCGCAGGACCAGATCAGCGAGGAACTGACCACCGCGCAACTGGCCATCGACGAGAAGGATGCCCGGATCGAAGAGTTGCAGGGGCAGCTTTCCGACGCCGAGGGTGACGCCGTGGCGCGGGCCAGCACGCTTGATGAGATGGAGGCGCAGCTGGCGGCCGCGCTGGCCGATGCCGAGGCCAAGGGCAAGACGCTGGAGGAATTGCGGCTGGAGCTGAGCGAGGCCCAGAGCCTTGCAGAGGGCCGGGCGGAAGAGACGCGGACGCTGGAAGAGCGCATCGCCTCGGCCGAGGTTGCGCTGGCCGCGGCGCAGGCCGATGCCGAGACGGCGCAGGCCGACCTGACGGCCGAAAAGGCCGAGCTGGAAGACGAGATCACCGCGTTGCAGGCCGATCTGTCGGACCTGCGCGCCGAGCGTGCCGCGCTTGAACAGCGGGCCGAGACGGCCGAGGCCGACCTGGAGGAACAGCAGCAGGTTCTGGTGTCGACAAGGGGCCGGCTGGAGGAGCGACTGGCGGCGCTGGAGGTTCAACTGGCGGAGGCACAGAGCGCGGCCGCTTCGATCGAGGGCGAGGCGGGAGATTTGCAGAGCCAGCTGGCCGATGCCAAGGCCGAGGCGGCGGCACTGGCCCGCGAGAAGGATGACCTTGCCGTGCAGCTTTCACAGGCGCGGGCCGTGGGGCAGGCGCTTCAGGACGAGACCGTGTCGCTGAAGTCGCAACTGGCCGAGGCGCAGGCGGCGGGGGAAGACGCGGACAGCGAGACCGAAGAGCTTCGGGCGCAACTTTCGCAGTTGCAATCGGACAGCGCGGCGGCGATCGGCGAGGCCGACGACCTGAAGGCGCAACTGGCGCAAGCGCAGGCCTCGGGCGAGGCGCTGGAAGCGCGGCAGGTCGAGCTTGAAACCCAGTTGTCGCAGGCCGAAGCTTCGGCGGATGCCCTGGCGCAGGAGAAAGCCGACCTCGAGAACCGCCTGTCACAGGCGCGGCAGGCGCAGTCGGAGGCCGGCACGGCAAATGCCGACCTGGAACAGCGGCTGGCCCGGCTGGAAAGCCAGTTGGCCGCGCTTCGGGATGAGCGCGAAAGCCTTGCGGGCGAGGCCAAGAGCCTTGAAGAGAAGCTGGCCGAGGCGCTGGCCGCGAAGACCGCGGCCGAGAACGACGCGGTCGACAATGCCGACCTGATTGCCGAGTTGCAGGCGCGGCTCGACCGGACCGAGGATGCGTTGCAGAAGGTCCGGCGCCGGCTGGCCGAGGTGCTGGCGGCGAACGATGCCGCCGAGGCCGAGGCGGTGAGTGCCGAGGACGTGCGCAAGCAGCTGGCCGCCGCCATCGCTGCTAAGCTGGCCGCCGAGAAACAGGCCGCCGCGAGTGACGAGGAGGTCGAGGATATCCGCGATCAGCTGGCGCAGGCCCTGGCCGCGAAGCTGGCCGCCGAGCGGGATGCGGAGGCCGAGATCAGCAAGGCCGAGGAGCGCCAGATCCTGCTGGAAGAGGCGCGGCGCAAGCTGGCCGAGGCGCAGGAGGCGCGCGACAAGCAGGCCGACCTGGCCTCGGAGGCGCAGAAACAGCAGGAGTTGCTCAACCGGCAGGTGGCCTCGTTGCGCCAGCAGCTGGGCGAGTTGCGGGCGCTGCTGGACGACGCCAAGGCGCGTGAGGCTGCGGCGAACGTGCAGATCGAGTCGCTGGGGCAGGACCTGAACGTTGCGCTGGCACGGGCCGCCGCGGAGGAGCGGCGCCGCCGGCAGCTGGAAGAGGAAAAGGCCAAACGGCTGGAGGAAGAGCGGAACGCGCTGCAGGCGCAGAACGAGGATCTCGAGAAGTACCGCTCGGATTTCTTCGGGCGTTTGCGTGACGTGCTGGGAGACCAGGAAGGCGTGCGGATCGTCGGCGACCGGTTCGTGTTCTCGTCGGAGGTGCTGTTTGCACCTGCCGAGGCCGAGCTTGAAGAGGCCGGCAAGGCCGAGATCGCGAAGGTGGTCAACATCCTGCGGGGCGTGGCGGACGAGATTCCGCAAGGCATCGACTGGGTGTTGCAGGTCGACGGGCACACGGATGACAAGCCGATCCGCAACAGCCGCAACTTCGCCGACAACTGGGAGCTTAGCCAGGCGCGGGCGTTGTCGGTGGTGCGCTACATGATCGACGACCTGGGGATGGATCCGGAGCGCCTGTCGGCAAACGGCTTCGGGGAATACCAGCCGGTGAACACCGCCGACACCGACGAGGCGCGGGCGCAGAACCGTCGGATCGAGTTGAAAATTACCGAGAAATAG
- the clpA gene encoding ATP-dependent Clp protease ATP-binding subunit ClpA: MPSFSTTLEQAIHAALALANARRHEFATLEHLLLALIDEPDASRVLKACSVDTEDLRATLVEFIDEDLSNLVTDIDGSEAVPTAAFQRVIQRAAIHVQSSGRTEVTGANVLVAIFAERESNAAYFLQEQDMTRYDAVNFIAHGVAKDPAYGETRPVQGVSDMDGEKSKSDSSGPEAVEQGESALAKYCVDLNEKARRGDVDPLIGRDHEVERCIQVLCRRRKNNPLLVGDPGVGKTAIAEGLAHKVVQGETPKVLSKTTIYSLDMGALLAGTRYRGDFEERLKAVVTELEEHPDAVLFIDEIHTVIGAGATSGGAMDASNLLKPALQGGKLRCMGSTTFKEFRQHFEKDRALSRRFQKIDVVEPTVEDAIKILKGLKPYFEDHHSVKYTNEAIKSAVDLSARYINDRKLPDKAIDVIDEAGAAQHLVVASKRRKSIGPKEIEAVVAKIARIPPKNVSKDDAEVLKDLEGALKRVVFGQDKAIEALSSAIKLARAGLREPEKPIGNYLFAGPTGVGKTEVAKQLADSLGVELLRFDMSEYMEKHAVSRLIGAPPGYVGFDQGGLLTDGVDEHPHCVLLLDEIEKAHPDVFNILLQVMDHGNLTDHNGRTVNFRNVVLIMTSNAGATEQAKAAIGFGRDRREGEDTEAIERTFTPEFRNRLDAVISFAPLPKEVILQVVEKFVLQLEAQLLDRNVTIELTQPAAEWLGEKGYDDKMGARPLGRVIQEHIKKPLAEELLFGKLSKGGIVKVGVKDGKIDLQYEGPSRPRLSGKKPPLLTAD, translated from the coding sequence GTGCCATCATTCTCGACGACACTAGAGCAGGCGATTCACGCGGCCCTCGCGCTGGCCAACGCGCGGCGGCACGAATTCGCGACGTTGGAACATCTTCTGTTGGCGCTGATCGACGAGCCCGACGCCTCGCGCGTTCTCAAGGCATGCTCGGTCGACACCGAAGATCTGCGCGCGACGCTTGTGGAATTCATCGATGAGGATCTTTCGAACCTCGTCACCGACATCGACGGCTCCGAGGCGGTGCCGACGGCAGCCTTCCAGCGCGTGATCCAGCGCGCCGCCATCCACGTGCAGTCATCGGGCCGCACGGAAGTGACCGGCGCCAACGTGCTGGTCGCCATCTTCGCCGAGCGCGAAAGCAACGCCGCCTACTTCCTGCAGGAGCAGGACATGACCCGCTACGACGCGGTCAACTTCATCGCCCACGGCGTCGCCAAGGATCCGGCCTACGGCGAAACCCGCCCCGTGCAGGGCGTCAGCGACATGGACGGCGAGAAGAGCAAGTCCGACAGCAGCGGCCCCGAGGCCGTGGAACAGGGCGAAAGCGCGCTGGCCAAGTACTGCGTCGACCTCAACGAGAAGGCCCGCCGCGGCGATGTCGACCCGCTGATCGGCCGCGACCACGAGGTCGAGCGCTGCATCCAGGTGCTCTGCCGCCGCCGCAAGAACAACCCGCTCCTCGTGGGCGACCCGGGCGTCGGCAAGACCGCCATCGCCGAGGGGCTCGCGCACAAGGTCGTGCAGGGTGAAACGCCGAAAGTTCTTTCGAAAACAACGATTTACTCGCTCGACATGGGCGCGCTGCTGGCCGGCACGCGCTATCGCGGCGACTTCGAGGAACGCCTGAAAGCGGTCGTGACCGAGCTCGAGGAACACCCCGACGCGGTGCTCTTCATCGACGAGATTCATACCGTGATCGGCGCCGGTGCCACCTCGGGCGGCGCGATGGACGCATCGAATCTCCTGAAGCCCGCGCTTCAGGGCGGCAAGCTGCGCTGCATGGGCTCCACCACCTTCAAGGAGTTCCGCCAGCATTTCGAGAAGGACCGCGCCCTTTCCCGCCGGTTCCAGAAGATCGACGTGGTCGAGCCGACGGTCGAGGACGCGATCAAGATCCTCAAGGGCCTCAAGCCCTATTTCGAGGATCACCACAGCGTCAAATACACCAACGAGGCGATCAAATCGGCCGTTGACCTGTCGGCGCGCTACATCAACGACCGCAAGCTGCCCGACAAGGCCATCGACGTCATCGACGAGGCCGGCGCGGCCCAGCATCTTGTCGTCGCCTCCAAGCGGCGCAAGTCGATCGGCCCGAAAGAGATCGAGGCCGTGGTCGCCAAGATCGCGCGCATCCCGCCGAAGAACGTCTCGAAGGACGACGCAGAGGTGCTCAAGGATCTCGAAGGCGCGCTCAAGCGCGTGGTCTTCGGGCAGGACAAGGCCATCGAGGCCCTGTCGAGCGCTATCAAGCTGGCCCGCGCCGGCCTGCGCGAACCCGAGAAGCCCATCGGCAACTACCTCTTCGCCGGCCCGACCGGTGTGGGCAAGACCGAGGTCGCCAAGCAACTGGCCGACTCGCTCGGCGTGGAACTGCTGCGCTTCGACATGTCGGAATACATGGAGAAACACGCGGTCTCCCGCCTGATCGGCGCGCCTCCGGGCTACGTGGGCTTCGACCAGGGCGGTCTGCTGACCGACGGGGTGGATGAACATCCGCACTGCGTGCTGCTTCTCGACGAGATCGAGAAGGCGCACCCGGACGTGTTCAACATCCTCCTGCAGGTGATGGACCACGGCAACCTGACCGACCACAACGGCCGTACGGTGAACTTCCGCAACGTGGTGCTGATCATGACCTCGAACGCCGGGGCGACGGAACAGGCGAAGGCCGCCATCGGCTTTGGCCGCGACCGCCGCGAGGGCGAGGATACCGAGGCGATCGAACGCACCTTCACGCCGGAATTCCGTAACCGGCTGGATGCGGTCATCTCCTTCGCGCCGCTGCCGAAAGAGGTCATCCTGCAGGTGGTCGAGAAGTTCGTCCTGCAACTGGAAGCCCAGCTGCTTGACCGGAACGTGACCATCGAGCTCACCCAACCCGCCGCCGAATGGCTGGGCGAGAAGGGCTACGACGACAAGATGGGCGCGCGCCCCCTCGGCCGCGTCATCCAGGAGCACATCAAGAAACCGCTCGCCGAAGAGCTTCTGTTCGGCAAGCTTTCCAAGGGCGGCATCGTCAAGGTTGGAGTCAAGGACGGCAAGATCGATCTTCAGTACGAAGGTCCGAGCCGTCCCCGTCTGTCGGGAAAAAAGCCGCCACTTCTGACGGCTGACTGA
- a CDS encoding gamma-glutamylcyclotransferase, producing MTMWVFGYGSLLWNPGFKPREQVIATLPGYHRSFCMRSIHHRGTDEKPGLVLALDEAEGAHCTGVALSVHEPEEAQVLEYLRERELISSAYVEKVLPLALSDGRKVEAVTYVIDAEHVQYCGGMPLEEQAQMIAHAVGGRGPNTEYLYNTTSHLRELGLEDEDLEWLAQRVRQIVG from the coding sequence ATGACGATGTGGGTTTTCGGCTACGGCTCGTTGCTCTGGAACCCGGGGTTCAAGCCCCGCGAACAGGTGATCGCCACGCTGCCGGGCTATCACCGCAGCTTTTGCATGCGCAGTATTCACCACCGCGGGACGGACGAGAAGCCCGGGCTGGTTCTGGCGCTGGACGAGGCCGAGGGCGCGCATTGCACGGGCGTCGCCCTGTCGGTTCACGAGCCCGAAGAGGCGCAGGTGCTCGAGTATCTGCGCGAGCGTGAGCTGATCTCTTCGGCCTACGTGGAAAAGGTGCTGCCGCTGGCGCTGAGCGATGGCCGAAAGGTCGAGGCGGTGACCTATGTCATCGACGCGGAGCACGTTCAGTATTGCGGGGGCATGCCGCTGGAAGAGCAGGCGCAGATGATCGCGCATGCGGTTGGCGGGCGGGGCCCGAATACCGAGTATCTCTACAACACCACCAGCCATTTGCGGGAGCTCGGGCTGGAGGACGAAGACCTTGAGTGGCTGGCGCAACGGGTGCGCCAGATCGTGGGATAA
- a CDS encoding DUF2125 domain-containing protein, giving the protein MRILLTLIVIAAAAWSGYWYIGKTGVSEGFSTWLEARRAEGWAAETGTLETVGYPNRFDTTFTDITLADPDTGLAWEAPFFQILALSYKPNHVIAVWPDEQLVATPREKYQVTSSDMRASVVVGADLDLPLERTTLTAEELAVTPVSEDQTTRAEALRLAAERLPAHPATYRLGLAADGLSPALEWRVRLDPAGKLPERFDAFEADVTVEFDKPWDRSAIEEARPQPRRIELRLAQARWGELELQAAGEVTVDAQGYPEGEVTVKARNWRDILRMAVASGTLPDAFAGTLEDGLGLISQMSGNPKTLDIPLNFRNGKVRLGPVPLGDAPVLRLR; this is encoded by the coding sequence ATGCGTATTTTGTTGACCCTGATCGTGATCGCGGCGGCGGCATGGTCGGGGTATTGGTACATAGGAAAGACAGGCGTCAGCGAAGGTTTCTCGACCTGGCTCGAGGCGCGCAGGGCCGAGGGCTGGGCGGCCGAAACCGGCACGCTGGAAACCGTGGGGTACCCCAACCGCTTCGACACCACCTTCACCGACATCACGCTGGCCGACCCCGACACCGGGCTGGCCTGGGAAGCGCCGTTCTTCCAGATCCTCGCGCTCAGCTACAAGCCGAACCACGTCATCGCCGTCTGGCCCGACGAACAGCTCGTCGCCACCCCGCGCGAGAAATACCAGGTCACAAGCAGCGACATGCGCGCCAGCGTCGTGGTCGGCGCCGATCTCGACCTGCCGCTCGAACGCACGACGCTCACGGCCGAGGAGCTGGCGGTCACCCCCGTTTCCGAAGATCAGACCACCCGCGCCGAGGCCCTGCGCCTCGCGGCCGAGCGGCTGCCGGCCCATCCCGCGACCTACCGGCTGGGCCTCGCCGCCGATGGCCTCTCCCCGGCGCTGGAATGGCGCGTCCGGCTCGACCCGGCGGGCAAGCTGCCGGAACGGTTCGACGCCTTCGAGGCCGACGTCACCGTCGAGTTCGACAAGCCGTGGGACCGTTCCGCCATCGAAGAGGCCCGCCCCCAACCCCGCCGTATCGAGCTTCGCCTCGCCCAGGCCCGCTGGGGCGAGCTCGAACTCCAGGCGGCCGGCGAGGTCACGGTCGACGCACAGGGCTACCCCGAGGGCGAGGTGACCGTGAAGGCCCGCAACTGGCGTGATATCCTGAGGATGGCCGTGGCCTCGGGCACCCTGCCCGACGCCTTCGCCGGCACGCTGGAAGACGGGCTCGGCCTGATCTCGCAAATGTCGGGCAACCCCAAGACGCTGGATATTCCGCTCAACTTCAGGAACGGCAAGGTCCGCCTCGGCCCCGTGCCGCTGGGCGACGCCCCCGTGCTGCGCCTCAGATAG
- the gloB gene encoding hydroxyacylglutathione hydrolase, with amino-acid sequence MTLQIETVPCLSDNYAFLAHDPDTGDTAVIDVPEAAPILKALADKGWTATQVLLTHHHADHVQGLDEILAKHDAKVVGAAADAHRLPPLDTAVKEGETIKIGNESGEVIDVSGHTVGHIAFHFPSSKVAFTADSLMALGCGRVFEGTMPQMWESLQKLAALPGDTTICSGHEYTAANARFALTIDPDNPRLISRSEAIETARANGQPTVPSTLAEELATNPFLRAGDARVQDHLGMSGANPAEVFAEIRTRKDNF; translated from the coding sequence ATGACACTTCAGATCGAAACCGTCCCCTGCCTGTCCGACAATTACGCCTTCCTGGCGCATGATCCGGATACGGGCGACACGGCGGTGATCGACGTGCCCGAGGCGGCCCCGATCCTCAAGGCGCTGGCCGACAAGGGCTGGACCGCGACACAGGTCCTGCTGACCCATCACCACGCCGACCACGTGCAGGGGCTCGACGAGATCCTCGCCAAACATGACGCCAAGGTCGTCGGCGCCGCGGCCGACGCCCACCGCCTTCCGCCGCTCGACACCGCCGTTAAGGAAGGCGAAACCATCAAGATCGGCAACGAGAGCGGCGAGGTGATCGACGTCTCCGGCCACACCGTCGGCCACATCGCCTTTCACTTCCCCAGCTCCAAGGTCGCCTTCACCGCCGACAGCCTGATGGCGCTCGGCTGCGGCCGGGTGTTCGAGGGGACGATGCCGCAGATGTGGGAAAGCCTGCAGAAACTGGCGGCCCTGCCCGGCGATACCACCATCTGCTCGGGCCACGAATACACCGCCGCGAACGCCCGCTTCGCCCTGACCATTGATCCGGACAATCCCAGACTTATATCCCGTTCAGAGGCGATCGAAACAGCCCGGGCGAACGGCCAACCCACCGTGCCCTCAACCCTAGCCGAAGAGCTCGCCACCAATCCATTCCTGCGCGCGGGGGATGCGCGCGTTCAGGATCATCTGGGAATGTCAGGCGCCAACCCGGCCGAGGTCTTCGCCGAAATCCGGACGCGCAAGGATAATTTCTGA
- a CDS encoding extensin-like domain-containing protein yields MFGGRDDVEVSSRGSVCGQASIKGVVVGEVDGASKVCGIANAVRVSRIGGVSLSQPALMECNTARVLNVWVKREMDQVIGIMGGGVEELHVAAHYACRTRNSRPGAKISEHAKGRAIDIAAFRLRDGSEISVLRDWDNGRKGRVLRRLHKSACGPFGTVLGPESDRHHQDHFHFDTASYRSGAYCR; encoded by the coding sequence ATGTTTGGCGGACGCGACGACGTGGAGGTTTCAAGCCGCGGGTCGGTTTGCGGGCAGGCTTCGATCAAGGGAGTCGTGGTCGGCGAGGTCGACGGGGCGAGCAAGGTCTGCGGCATTGCCAACGCGGTCAGGGTCAGCAGGATCGGCGGGGTTTCGCTAAGCCAGCCGGCGCTGATGGAATGCAACACCGCGCGGGTTCTGAACGTCTGGGTCAAGCGCGAGATGGACCAGGTGATCGGCATCATGGGCGGCGGTGTGGAAGAGTTGCACGTGGCCGCGCATTACGCCTGCCGGACGCGGAACAGCCGGCCCGGCGCGAAGATTTCGGAACATGCCAAGGGCCGGGCGATCGACATCGCCGCATTCCGGCTGCGCGATGGCAGCGAGATTTCTGTGCTGCGGGATTGGGACAACGGCCGCAAGGGGCGCGTCCTGCGGCGGTTGCACAAGTCGGCCTGCGGGCCCTTCGGCACGGTGCTGGGGCCGGAGTCGGACCGCCACCACCAGGATCATTTTCATTTCGACACGGCGAGCTATCGCTCGGGCGCCTACTGCCGCTGA
- a CDS encoding prephenate/arogenate dehydrogenase family protein: MSQVYDRVALIGLGLIASSMFWAIKRAGLAGEVTGFARSAETRETAREIGLCDRVCDSAAEAVEGADLVVLCVPVGAMGAVAAEIAPVLKPGATVSDVGSVKKDVIDAVAPHLPDGVHFVPAHPLAGTEHSGPRSGFAELFENRFTLIVPVEGTDREAVERLEQFWQGMGAKTEEMDAEHHDLVLAVTSHAPHLIAYTMVGVADDLRRVTDSEVIRYSAAGFRDFTRIAASDPTMWRDVFLHNKEATLEILGRFTEELFALQRAIRTGDGDHLFDYFTRTRAIRRGIIEAGQDTDAPDFGRVKRG; the protein is encoded by the coding sequence ATGAGCCAGGTCTATGACCGGGTCGCGCTGATCGGACTGGGGCTGATCGCCTCGTCGATGTTCTGGGCGATCAAGCGTGCAGGGCTGGCGGGCGAAGTGACGGGCTTTGCCCGCTCGGCCGAGACACGCGAGACGGCGCGGGAAATCGGCCTGTGCGACAGGGTGTGCGACAGCGCTGCCGAGGCCGTGGAAGGGGCCGACCTCGTCGTACTTTGCGTGCCGGTTGGCGCGATGGGGGCCGTGGCCGCCGAGATCGCGCCGGTGCTGAAGCCCGGCGCGACGGTGAGCGACGTGGGGTCGGTCAAGAAGGACGTGATCGATGCCGTCGCACCGCACCTGCCCGACGGCGTGCATTTCGTGCCGGCGCATCCGCTGGCGGGCACCGAGCATTCCGGGCCGCGTTCTGGCTTTGCCGAGCTTTTCGAGAACCGCTTTACCCTGATCGTGCCGGTCGAAGGCACCGACCGCGAGGCCGTGGAGCGGCTGGAGCAGTTCTGGCAGGGGATGGGCGCCAAGACCGAGGAGATGGATGCCGAACACCATGACCTCGTGCTGGCCGTCACCTCCCACGCGCCGCACCTGATTGCCTACACGATGGTGGGCGTGGCCGACGACCTGCGTCGGGTAACCGACAGCGAGGTGATCCGCTATTCCGCCGCGGGCTTCCGCGATTTCACGCGCATTGCCGCGAGCGACCCGACCATGTGGCGCGACGTCTTCCTGCATAACAAGGAAGCGACGCTGGAGATCCTCGGGCGGTTCACCGAAGAGCTTTTCGCCCTGCAACGGGCCATTCGCACGGGTGACGGCGATCATCTTTTCGACTATTTCACTCGTACCCGGGCCATTCGGCGTGGTATCATCGAGGCCGGGCAAGACACCGATGCACCAGACTTCGGACGAGTGAAAAGAGGCTGA
- a CDS encoding M23 family metallopeptidase produces the protein MSPSHVAALLGAALWAAPSFAGPPQLSLPIDCTLGQTCVIEDYPDNDPGPGQRDYTCGLKTRDGHRGTDILLPSFDDMQRGVSVLAAAPGRVAAKRDGMADVPVTNATRETIRGRECGNAVRIDHGDGWQTLYCHMKKGSLRVRKGQAVSAGDPLGLVGLSGLTNVPHVHLTVLKDGNVVDPFLPDATAKCGTAPGKGLWASAPAYTPTGLFTAAFSNGVPEFEDVQSGAARVTQTTPDQPLVLYGHAFHAEPGDTLTLTASGPEGEIFTETIPLDDPQKQLFRAFGRRSPDGGWPPGAYRGYVTLKRGDTLIAVRHADITVSP, from the coding sequence ATGTCACCGTCGCATGTTGCGGCACTGCTTGGCGCGGCCCTCTGGGCCGCGCCTTCGTTTGCGGGGCCCCCGCAACTGTCCCTGCCGATCGACTGCACGCTGGGCCAAACCTGCGTGATCGAGGATTACCCCGACAACGACCCGGGCCCGGGCCAGCGCGATTACACCTGCGGCCTCAAAACTCGCGATGGCCATCGCGGCACCGACATCCTCCTGCCCTCCTTCGACGACATGCAACGCGGCGTCAGCGTTCTGGCCGCCGCCCCGGGCCGCGTCGCCGCCAAGCGCGACGGCATGGCGGATGTCCCCGTCACCAACGCCACCCGTGAAACCATTCGCGGCCGCGAATGCGGCAACGCGGTACGCATCGATCACGGCGATGGCTGGCAGACGCTCTATTGCCACATGAAAAAGGGCTCGCTGCGTGTCCGCAAAGGGCAGGCCGTCTCGGCCGGCGACCCGCTCGGCCTTGTCGGCCTGAGCGGGCTCACCAACGTGCCCCATGTCCACCTGACCGTGCTGAAGGATGGCAACGTCGTCGACCCGTTCCTGCCCGACGCCACCGCGAAATGCGGCACCGCCCCCGGCAAGGGCCTCTGGGCCTCCGCCCCGGCCTACACACCCACAGGCCTCTTCACCGCCGCCTTCTCGAACGGCGTGCCCGAATTCGAAGACGTCCAGTCCGGTGCCGCCCGCGTCACGCAAACCACGCCCGACCAGCCGCTCGTCCTCTACGGTCATGCCTTCCATGCCGAACCGGGCGACACCCTGACCCTCACGGCGAGCGGCCCCGAGGGAGAGATCTTCACCGAAACCATCCCCCTCGACGACCCGCAAAAACAGCTCTTCCGCGCTTTTGGTCGCCGCAGCCCCGACGGCGGCTGGCCCCCGGGCGCCTATCGCGGCTACGTCACGCTCAAACGCGGCGACACCCTGATCGCCGTCCGCCACGCCGACATTACGGTCAGCCCCTAG